Below is a window of Xyrauchen texanus isolate HMW12.3.18 chromosome 1, RBS_HiC_50CHRs, whole genome shotgun sequence DNA.
GTGGGGACCAAATATTTGCTGCCTCTCAGGAACAAACAGGCCTCTTTGTACAGTGGGCACAGTGATCGGGAGACACTGATGAACCTTGATGCATATGATGTGTAAAATCGTCCGCCTAAACTGCAGCACCCCTTGCCAAAAATTTGCTCCTGCTCCTATGTCCACCAACTCATGTTACTTTAAAGACAAACCCTGTTATATATGTGCTGCCAGTTATGTGTGCAGCCTTTTAAATGAAGGAGAGACGGGCTTGTAATTTGAGTGTCGGACAGGGTGTATTATTATCTTAAGCACAAAGCCTGAACAGTCCTTGTTGAAACAGACACAATCAAGGACACTGTGAGGGTGCATGTGTTTTCCTCTCGTCTGTGGAGCACGTCTGTGTATTTCTCCGAACatactgaggtaaaaaaaaaaaaaaaaaacatctggccACTCTTTCTCCCACAACTGCGGTTATTACAATCTGATGATTTAGTGTCTCGTGTCGGGACAGCTCGACATTGTACGCTCTGGACATGTGTGGGATTGGAGGAGGAATGCTGGCGTAACGTTTGAAGAACAGAGTTGAAGGAAACTTTAACTGATAAGGCAGAGGTGCATGATGGCTTCCTCTCTGATCATTCTGATAGCCGGGTTGGTCTCGTTGCGTTTCGGAGCAGCTCTATTTTCGGGACCTCTGCAACCGGAGATGTCCAATGGCACTTTTCATCATTATTTCGTGCCGGATGGCTTCTATGAAGAAAACGACGATCCCGAGAAATGTCAGATGCTCTTTAAAATGACCGACAATCGCAAATGCACCCTGGACGAGGATCAGGACTCGGTGATCCGGGACGATTTTACCATCATTAAGCGTCACATCGAAGAAGCGGCGCGGGTGCTGGAGGGCGTCGGGAAGAGCATCTCCTTTGACCTGGACGGAGAGGACAACTACGGAAAATACCTGCGACGGGAGACGACCCAGATTAGCGAGGCGTTTTCCAACTCCGAGAAGTCTCTTCTGGAGCTGGAAGTGAAATTCAAACAGAGTCAAGAGAACGAGCTGAAAGAGGATCACAAGATCAGCGACGACTTTCTCAACATGATCGTGCACACGCGGGACGTCCTGAAGGAGACACTGGACATCTCGCTGGGATTGAAAGACAAGCACGAGCTACTGTCACTCATCATCCGGAGTCACGGAACCCGGTTAAGCCGCCTGAAAAACGAGTACATGAAGGTGTAGAGGACTGTTAACCAACCAAATCTCGCAATTTGGGATTTTGGCTAAATTTATGCAGCTGTTTTGTGCAATAAATGGAAGCTAATATTCACTTAATAGCTGCAATCATACACGAGGACATTAAATACTTAAAGCTTGTTGTGTTCTAGCCTATAATGACATTTGCAGCTCATGAAAAAACCCAATTCTAACCAATTTAGAGGCTTTACCTCTGAGAGGAGTTATGTTGGGTTGCACACTAATTTCTCAGATAAAGATGTTGGTTGTGTTTTTTGAAAGGCATTACTTGAACTTTTATTTCAGAGAAAATTAATGTAAACATAAGGAATATAGTTTTCATTGCAAATGTTTTAGCTTTCATATCGATATTTAGTTCATTACAAGAACGTGTACTTGGAATAGTTTTGAATCATTCAGTCTGACAATCCTCTGAAAGATAATGGCATGAAAatttcattaatattattattattgctttgtAATAGTGGGAGGGGGAAAACACATTTTGCTCGTCTTTGTATTTGTTATTAAATGTTGTGTTCCCTAAGAAATCTGTATATTTTATTATGAGCTTTTAAAAATATTAGAACtgtgagtgtttatatttatgaaaATGCTTGAATGTAGAGGAGCACGATTCTTGAAATCAGGGCTGGTATGATGCGAtctttggggggaattttgaccTTTTGGGTGGGCAATAAGTTCTCTCTTCGTCTGACCGGAGTGGTCCACATTGGTTATTTCACCATCCGACTTGGGGGCACAAAGAAAATATAGGGGGGCAATGACCCCTTGACTCCAAAATGACTGTGGGCAGGAATATTGGTCTTGAAACATTCTACCATCGTTCCATTCCTGAGAGATATTGTTGTGTTCCTCGGCTTTGTAATAAACATCTTTAAGACGAGTTTGTTTGTCTGTATGTTCACTAGACTAGAGCATTACCAAGTACCCTCTAACAGAACTGGCCAGTAAAGAGTTAGAGGAATAGTCagcgttcacccaaaaataaacattccaaCATGTTCAAATTAATTTACCAGTCCGGCTTTTTAATGTAATGTCAGTCGATAGGGACACAAAATTTAAACAAgtgacttgtgcattatattccatgTCTTTAAAGATACATTAAAGGTTTTTGTGGGAAACAATCTGAAATGTAAGTTAATTTTCAGTGGAAATCTTGATGTCTATTTCATGTTCATGAGTGCAGTGGCACTTGTGTTCACATGGGTACTGCGTTGTTTTTAGCACTAAACTTCTGAgttgtttctcatcaaaacctattgtatgtcttcagaagacttggaatgtacgCACGAGTCACaggaattacttttatgttacttttgggTCTTTAAAGTTGGAATCTGGATGGTGAGTGGAAGACAGATTTAGAATTTGTCTAAAATATCAAGAGGAAAAACAGATGTGCTGGAGTCCATGCTGGCCCAAAATACAGTTTGACAGTACTTCAGTGCTGAGCAGTGAGTATCAGATTTTCAGAATTTATGGTAATGCCATGCAATTTGTTAGATGAAATCATGATCAGCATCaaatcaggtgtgtgtgtgtgtgtgtgtgtgtgtgtgtgtgtgtgtgtgtgataaacaCAAAAAAGTGTATATTGTACAAAGATAATCTGCAGTCATTACCTTAGGGCGATTTCTGCCTGAGCTACATTCTAAAAATTACTATTGTTGTAGTCAGGTTATATATTGATATtcagcagggactaaaaacggttcgaGGGATGAAAACAAAAAACGAAAATGAACAAAATTCTTTGCAAAACATTCccagaaatgaaaacaaaatcaatttaaattgttccggagtgaaaactttattttaaatgctggtaaccagttaataactggttaaaatgtttttattaaaccaAAGACCAAATGGTTTATCATAGTACATTTTCTGAATTACACTACGTCCTGTTGCCCCAAAACATGAGGCTTCTCTTTGTTTTAGTAGAACATAACAAGGCACATTGATTTTGAAGGTTCAGAATCTAGTTTAAGAACCAATGAAAAAGGGAgatcagtggtaaagatgctggctaccacccctggagcttgctagttcaaatccagggtgtgctgagtgactccagccaggtctcctaagcaaccaaattggcccagttgctagggagggtagagtcacatggggtaacctcctcgtggtcgctataatggtcacgtggtgagttgtgcgtggatggtgTGGTGCGGAGCAGTAATGCGGTCAACAAGCCactgataagatgcatgggttgacggtctcagatgcagaggtaactgagatttgtcctccaccacccatattgaggcgagtcactatgccaccatgaggacgtaGAGCACATTgtgaattggccattccaaattgggagaaaaaggtggagaaaatgtaaaaaaaataagaaagaaaatcaatgtaGAATGTTTTTAGGCAAGTCCAgaattttgagcttgttttttttttttaaaaaggtgccttgtttctcttgtgagatgttttttcataattattatttcgttgttgttgttgttgttgttgttgttgttgttgttgtttataaaggaaaggaggctgcagatCTCCTGATCCGGAACAAAGAAATACTGTTTCTGCTCATAACGAAACAAAATACTtgttgtttttagtccctgatatTAAGTGATATTTGTTATATAGGCTAATCAGTTTTTCCAGATCTTATCAAATAACGCAGATTTTACTGTCAGTGAAGTGTGTCCACAAttgcaacacaaaaacaaacaccacTATATGAAGCAAAGCTACACGTCATTTTGGCGAAGTGGCAGATCCACTGCCGCGCAAGCATCATCATTGTGATGATGACAGTGTGTCATGTGTGCAGTAGCAGCAGCAGTAACGCTGTAACCTTTTACCCACTTTCATTGCCGCGAGTTCTCACGCTTCCTCAGCTCTATATAAAGCAGCCATAACCGAGGCTACAGTACACACCATCTTTACGGTAAGTGCCTCATTACATTTTGtgtgttttggagatttcaatttcaaacaaaatgaaaacagtaTAACTGCATCGTAAACATGAAATATACAGCAATGTCAGGGCGACAGATTCAACAGGAAGTACGCGCATGTATCAGCCTGATGAATTAAAGCTGTTGTGCTTGTTATACGCATCATATCCGTGATGTCTCATGTTATATTTTATGAATGAATTCCTTTCGGTTACCATTCATATGTAGGGTTTCTCGTTTTGTCAGACCGTGGTCTAAAAATTCTCTCAAGCAACATAGTCATACATATTTAGTTATCAAGCCTAGATGCTAAATTAAAACAATCCAAGTTTGAGTTGGTTTGTTGTCTTTTACATAGTAACTAGGCGTTCATTTCCATGTGTTGTGCGATAGTAACGCTTGAGGCAGTAGTGTTTGCTGGGGGAATACTGAAGTGACCTTTCACCTACTTCCGTGCTCACTGAGATATGTGGGTCACATGAGCTAAGGTGCATGCAAATTACATAACCAATATTCAAAGGTCTGTTTAGGGATACTGTTTGAACTATGCACAAGATATTTAAGACATAATTAGCTGCTTAAAGGTCCACACTAATTGCAGTGGTCACACTTGTTTGAATTACTTTTTTCCTTCCATAATGTAAGGACAATAGTTGCCTTGTAGTCATATGAGGAAGTTTCTTACCATAAGTAAGCATGAAGACACGTTGCTGATTTCTCTCTAGTGATTTGGAAGATGCATCAACAGGCTGTATAGATTGTGACATATGAAACCTTAACATGattttggattacttattttctttttttacatcagGAGGCTTTTTAATCTTGTCCAAACCCACGttatgttgttttttgtgtttttgtgacatAGTATTCTTGGCACAATTACTCACATTATTTCACAATGGAAACTAAACTGAACAACTATTAATTGCGCATCAGGCAGACATTCCAATCAGTAAATTATCTTCCTTATTTCATGTTGAGGAATGacaatattttgacaaatatatatatatatttttttaatctagcCCTGACGCTGCCAAGCAGCTAATTATGTATTTTACTGTACATGATTTTACATATAATTCCAAATTTAAATTTAACAGTTTATTATGACATGCTGTTATCATCATTATTGATATTTAGATGCCAGAATTACACATTTGAGGTGTGCATACTGACTGACGTATCAGTTGACTTTGGATTGTTGCTGTGATGGACTCATGAGTCTGTGCATATCAGGGGCATAACTGGAGGGAGGGCAGAATGGGCAGCTGCCCTAGGGCCCGTTGTGAGAGGGGGACCTCAATGGTCAACCTAAAGAAACCATAAAAATGACAGAGGGGTAATGAAAAATGACCAAGGCCCCCAAGCTGGGGGCCCGAAAGTTTCTTTGCACTGGGGTGCGCAAGATCTAAGTTACACCACTGGTTCATATGGTATAGTTTAGGCTATGGAAAATGTACACAAGGTAGCCTAGAGGTTTCTATTAAATCTGACAAGTAATAATCTTCTTAGTCCTGCAAGAAGGGTTGGAGAAGTGCAGCGTTCAGTGAAGTCTTAGTCATAGTATGAGTAATGTGGCAGTGCTATAGTCCTCAAATCACTAAGACACAGATTAGCTTTTAATTTGGTTActttaatgcaattatatttgtattgtaccTTTATGAAAGGTATGCACCTTGACAGTCATTTAGATCTAGATGTCATTATTGTTATGTTCCAAGGTAGTTACTAATCATTCATCTTGGGCTAACACAGCTTTTAGGCTGCAGCATAAATGTAGCACAAATGTAGCACAACTTTTGCACCAACAGCACAACAAATTGCCACTGACCAAGTTAGAGTTAAAAGCTAAGTAAGTTCAGTGGAGAAAATTTACCTTTACATCCAATTAGATCCAACGACtgtatggcaaaaaaaagaaaagaatccaGAACAATCAGAATGCATTCAATCACCTGCAGTGAAGAAGACCTTGCTACAGTCATttttatgtcaagatttattaaataaaagaatgCAACAACCAAAAGTGATTCTAAAGCCTTGACACTGAATCAGTTTTGCAGTTGTGTTGTGATCACAGTCTGTTGTTTAAATATCATACCTGCATCATTTCGAACAAAATGCTGCAGTTCATTCAGTTGTGGTGACTCATCCATTTACTGGGTGAAAGGTGAGGTGAAGAGGTGTGGTTGATATAAATGAACTTCTAAACAACTTGAAAACTTTTTATGTGTCCTCAGACTAGCAAGCACATTGCTTCAGTAACTCAGCACCAGGATGCTATCCAATCTTACTCGCTGGGTGTCCAGAGGTGCGCTCC
It encodes the following:
- the LOC127647459 gene encoding fin bud initiation factor, with the protein product MMASSLIILIAGLVSLRFGAALFSGPLQPEMSNGTFHHYFVPDGFYEENDDPEKCQMLFKMTDNRKCTLDEDQDSVIRDDFTIIKRHIEEAARVLEGVGKSISFDLDGEDNYGKYLRRETTQISEAFSNSEKSLLELEVKFKQSQENELKEDHKISDDFLNMIVHTRDVLKETLDISLGLKDKHELLSLIIRSHGTRLSRLKNEYMKV